In Pseudofrankia saprophytica, one genomic interval encodes:
- a CDS encoding Gfo/Idh/MocA family protein — protein MEEPSASSSPSAPANLPAAGPRFRWGIAGTGMIAREFARDLTLVEDAELVAVGSRGAASAEAFGAEFAVPRRHGSYEALAADPDVDIVYVASPHPAHLAHTLLFLGAGKHVLCEKPLALNAAQAGEMAAAAAAAGRFLMEAVWSRFTPGYRVMRDLIGNGEIGDVLLVEAEFGFRAPFDPAHRLFDPALGGGSVLDIGIYPVQFAHLLLGAPDDVTAGGIVGSTGVDEHVVAVLRYDAGALAVATSSLRADLPGTARVTGTRGSLEFPASMWAPEVLLVRTRAAPVRIGGEADGSAGERRIETPLTGIGLHYQVRHVHDRLRAGHLDSDVMPPAESIRVATTLDRVRAVLGVRYPGEAPILAP, from the coding sequence GTGGAAGAGCCCTCAGCGTCGTCGTCACCGTCCGCGCCGGCGAACCTCCCGGCCGCCGGCCCGCGGTTCCGGTGGGGTATCGCGGGCACCGGCATGATCGCCAGGGAGTTCGCCCGCGACCTCACGCTGGTCGAGGACGCCGAGCTGGTCGCGGTCGGCTCACGCGGCGCCGCGAGTGCCGAGGCCTTCGGCGCCGAGTTCGCCGTGCCGCGCCGTCATGGCAGCTACGAGGCGCTCGCCGCGGACCCGGACGTCGACATCGTCTACGTCGCCTCGCCCCACCCGGCCCATCTCGCGCACACGCTGCTGTTCCTCGGCGCGGGCAAGCACGTCCTCTGCGAGAAGCCGCTCGCGCTGAACGCCGCGCAGGCCGGCGAGATGGCGGCCGCGGCGGCCGCCGCCGGCCGATTCCTGATGGAGGCGGTGTGGAGCCGGTTCACGCCGGGCTACCGGGTGATGCGCGACCTGATCGGGAACGGTGAGATCGGCGACGTGCTGCTGGTCGAGGCCGAGTTCGGCTTCCGCGCGCCGTTCGATCCGGCCCACCGGCTGTTCGACCCGGCGCTCGGCGGCGGCAGCGTGCTGGACATCGGCATCTACCCCGTGCAGTTCGCCCACCTGCTGCTCGGCGCCCCGGACGACGTCACCGCCGGCGGCATCGTCGGCTCCACCGGGGTCGACGAGCATGTCGTCGCGGTGCTGCGTTACGACGCGGGCGCCCTCGCCGTCGCGACGTCGTCGCTGCGGGCCGACCTGCCGGGGACGGCCCGGGTCACCGGCACCCGCGGGTCGCTGGAGTTCCCGGCGTCGATGTGGGCACCGGAGGTGCTGCTGGTGCGTACCCGGGCGGCGCCGGTCCGCATCGGCGGCGAGGCGGACGGCTCAGCCGGCGAACGCAGGATCGAGACGCCGCTGACCGGGATCGGCCTGCATTACCAGGTGCGCCACGTCCACGACCGGCTGCGCGCCGGCCACCTCGACAGCGACGTGATGCCGCCGGCCGAGAGCATCCGAGTCGCGACCACCCTCGACCGCGTCCGCGCCGTCCTCGGCGTCCGCTACCCGGGCGAAGCCCCGATCCTCGCGCCTTAG
- a CDS encoding type II toxin-antitoxin system Phd/YefM family antitoxin — protein sequence MDVGIRELRDNLSRHLAEVRAGHTLTITDHGRAIARLVPVTEPTPLERLIAEGLVEPARSRTRATPRPVDANGPVSDLVSEQRG from the coding sequence ATGGACGTCGGCATCCGCGAGTTGCGGGACAACCTGAGCCGCCACCTTGCCGAGGTACGCGCAGGTCATACGCTGACCATCACCGATCATGGCCGCGCCATCGCCCGGCTGGTACCCGTCACGGAACCCACGCCGCTCGAGCGGTTGATCGCCGAGGGCCTAGTGGAACCAGCCCGGTCGCGTACCCGCGCTACACCCAGGCCGGTCGACGCGAACGGCCCGGTCAGCGACCTCGTGAGCGAGCAGCGCGGATGA
- a CDS encoding sulfite exporter TauE/SafE family protein — MSTADLALLVVAGVLAGITGTVGLASLVSYPALLAAGLRPLDANVTNTVALVCVAVGAVAGSRPELAGQTRRVLRYGTLTLLGGSAGAALLLTTPPGVFRLAVPWLIAGAAVLLALQPRLVSRPTGVIDERGLPVTAAVLGVGVYLGYFGAGGGVALLAVLAVALPEPLARVNAVKTVSGGFANLLAAVAFALAAPVHWAAAGALAAGLLVGGTVGPAIVRVLPATAVRLAVSAAALCLAVSLGVDAYRAG; from the coding sequence GTGAGCACCGCCGACCTCGCGCTGCTGGTCGTCGCCGGTGTGCTGGCCGGGATCACCGGAACGGTGGGACTCGCGTCGCTGGTCTCCTACCCGGCGCTGCTCGCCGCCGGGCTGCGCCCCCTGGACGCCAACGTCACCAACACGGTCGCCCTGGTCTGCGTCGCCGTCGGCGCGGTCGCCGGCTCCCGGCCGGAGCTGGCCGGCCAGACGCGGCGGGTGCTGCGGTACGGCACGCTGACGCTGCTTGGCGGCTCGGCGGGCGCGGCACTGCTGCTGACGACGCCGCCGGGGGTGTTCAGGCTGGCCGTGCCATGGCTGATCGCGGGCGCCGCGGTGCTGCTCGCGCTGCAGCCGCGGCTGGTGAGCAGGCCGACCGGCGTGATCGACGAACGCGGGCTCCCGGTGACCGCCGCGGTGCTCGGCGTGGGTGTCTACCTCGGCTACTTCGGCGCCGGCGGCGGGGTGGCGCTGCTGGCCGTGCTCGCGGTGGCGCTGCCGGAGCCGCTGGCCCGGGTGAACGCCGTCAAGACCGTGTCCGGCGGGTTCGCGAACCTGCTCGCGGCCGTCGCGTTCGCGCTCGCCGCCCCGGTGCACTGGGCGGCGGCCGGGGCCCTCGCGGCCGGGCTGCTCGTGGGCGGAACCGTCGGACCGGCGATCGTCCGCGTCCTGCCCGCGACGGCCGTCCGGCTCGCCGTGTCCGCCGCCGCCCTGTGCCTGGCCGTCAGCCTCGGCGTCGACGCCTACCGCGCCGGCTGA
- a CDS encoding type II toxin-antitoxin system VapC family toxin gives MICYFDTSAFISLLVSESGSAAATQVWKAADRVVSSRLLYVEAAAGLAQAHRLGRLSRITHEAALSQLDELYANVDVVAVNDRLVARAATLARRMALRAYDAVHCAAAQMLASDDLVIASGDKTLLSACRTLGLATADTSVISQA, from the coding sequence ATGATCTGCTATTTCGACACCTCCGCCTTCATCTCGCTTCTGGTCAGCGAATCTGGCTCGGCGGCGGCGACGCAGGTCTGGAAAGCAGCGGACCGTGTGGTGTCGTCGAGGTTGCTCTACGTCGAGGCCGCTGCCGGGCTAGCGCAGGCGCATCGGCTCGGACGGCTCAGCAGGATCACCCACGAGGCGGCGCTGTCTCAGCTTGACGAGCTGTACGCCAACGTCGACGTCGTGGCCGTGAACGACCGTCTCGTGGCCAGGGCGGCGACGCTTGCCAGGAGGATGGCCCTGCGAGCCTATGACGCGGTGCATTGCGCAGCCGCGCAGATGCTGGCATCGGATGACCTTGTGATCGCCAGCGGCGACAAGACACTCCTGTCGGCCTGCCGAACCCTGGGCCTGGCCACAGCCGATACCAGCGTCATCAGTCAGGCCTAG
- a CDS encoding nitronate monooxygenase yields MRTPICDRLGIEFPIFAFSHCRDVVAAVSRAGGFGVLGALAFNAEELEVELSWIDDHVDGKPYGVDIVMPNAYMGKGEGLTREKISGLVPAEHRAFVDSVLAEYGVPPLPEDAEDGRDIKAAGLAVDLEGPGQVEVALKHPTRLLVNALGPPPKEVVDRAHEHGILVGALVGSPRHAVKQVEQGVDIIVAQGTEAGGHTGEIGTMVLVPDVVDAVGPNIPVLAAGGIGSGRQMAAALALGAQGAWTGSIWLTVAEADTNLAAVDNLLKATSRDTVRSRSMTGKPARLLRNAWTDAWERPDAPKTLPMPLQGVVWAEAARRFTRAGTPELNGFPVGQIVGRMNARRPAAEVVHGLVEEWIATTQRLSGLIEE; encoded by the coding sequence GTGCGAACACCCATCTGTGACCGGCTCGGCATCGAGTTCCCGATCTTCGCGTTCTCGCACTGCCGCGACGTCGTCGCCGCGGTGAGCCGGGCAGGCGGGTTCGGGGTGCTCGGCGCGCTGGCGTTCAACGCCGAGGAGCTCGAGGTCGAGCTGTCCTGGATCGACGACCACGTCGATGGCAAGCCCTACGGCGTCGACATCGTCATGCCGAACGCGTACATGGGCAAGGGCGAGGGTCTCACCCGGGAGAAGATCTCCGGTCTCGTGCCGGCGGAACACCGGGCGTTCGTCGACTCGGTGCTCGCCGAGTACGGTGTCCCACCGCTGCCCGAGGACGCCGAGGACGGCCGTGACATCAAGGCCGCGGGCCTCGCCGTCGACCTCGAAGGCCCAGGCCAGGTCGAGGTGGCGCTCAAGCACCCGACCCGCCTGCTCGTCAACGCGCTTGGCCCGCCGCCGAAGGAGGTCGTCGACCGGGCGCACGAGCACGGCATCCTGGTCGGCGCGCTGGTCGGCAGCCCGCGGCACGCCGTCAAGCAGGTCGAGCAGGGCGTCGACATCATCGTGGCGCAGGGCACCGAGGCCGGCGGGCACACGGGCGAGATCGGGACGATGGTGCTGGTCCCCGATGTCGTCGACGCCGTCGGGCCGAACATCCCGGTGCTCGCGGCCGGCGGGATCGGTTCGGGGCGCCAGATGGCGGCGGCGCTCGCGCTCGGCGCGCAGGGTGCCTGGACCGGCTCCATCTGGCTCACGGTCGCCGAGGCGGACACCAACCTGGCCGCCGTCGACAACCTGCTGAAGGCGACCTCGCGGGACACCGTCCGGTCGCGCTCGATGACGGGCAAGCCCGCTCGCCTGCTGCGCAACGCCTGGACGGACGCCTGGGAACGGCCGGACGCGCCGAAGACGCTGCCGATGCCGCTGCAGGGCGTGGTCTGGGCCGAGGCCGCCCGCCGGTTCACCCGGGCCGGCACGCCTGAGCTCAACGGGTTCCCGGTCGGCCAGATCGTCGGGCGGATGAACGCCCGCCGCCCCGCCGCCGAGGTCGTGCACGGCCTGGTGGAGGAATGGATCGCGACGACCCAGCGGCTGTCGGGCCTGATCGAGGAGTAG
- a CDS encoding cytochrome P450, translating into MASQISLDTIDVYDPELYVTGVPHDQFAVLRAEAPVFHHADHELPEGFWALTRHADVTYVSRNPEIFSSHRQTCFLNEQDPERLAEQQLMMVNMDPPDHTRLRALVNRGFTPRTIGRLTDKIQSACDTIVDKALAAGTGDFVALCAAELPLVVIAELMGVPNADRYKLFEWSNRMLAADDPELSPAPDEGLVAAMEAYAYANELGKAKRGCPVDDIVSKLVVPDENGLSLSELEFDLFFILLMVAGNETTRNAISGGMQALIDFPEQWERLRADPDRMARLAADEMVRWVSPVMGFRRTATRDVELSGQLIRENDKVIMYYTAANFDETVFENPSVFDIGRDPNPHVGFGGGGPHFCLGRHLAQLEIEIMYRTLARRVAQVVPTAAPRRLRSNFINGVKEMQVRLVAAEH; encoded by the coding sequence GATCAGCCTCGACACCATCGACGTCTACGACCCCGAGCTGTACGTCACCGGTGTCCCGCACGACCAGTTCGCCGTGCTGCGAGCCGAGGCCCCGGTCTTCCACCATGCCGACCACGAGCTGCCGGAGGGGTTCTGGGCTCTGACCAGGCACGCCGACGTCACGTACGTCTCCCGCAACCCGGAGATCTTCTCCTCGCACCGGCAGACCTGCTTCCTCAACGAGCAGGATCCGGAGCGGTTGGCCGAGCAGCAGCTGATGATGGTCAACATGGACCCGCCGGACCACACCCGGCTGCGCGCCCTGGTCAACCGCGGCTTCACGCCGCGCACCATCGGCCGGCTCACCGACAAGATCCAGAGTGCCTGCGACACGATCGTGGACAAGGCGCTGGCGGCAGGCACCGGAGACTTCGTGGCACTGTGCGCGGCCGAGCTGCCCCTCGTGGTCATCGCGGAGCTGATGGGCGTCCCGAACGCCGACCGCTACAAGCTCTTCGAATGGTCGAACCGAATGCTCGCGGCCGACGACCCGGAGCTCAGCCCGGCCCCCGACGAGGGCCTGGTGGCCGCGATGGAGGCGTACGCCTACGCCAACGAGCTGGGCAAGGCCAAGCGAGGCTGCCCGGTCGACGACATCGTCAGCAAGCTGGTCGTCCCGGACGAGAACGGCCTCTCGCTCTCCGAGCTGGAGTTCGACCTGTTCTTCATCCTGCTGATGGTCGCCGGCAACGAGACCACCCGGAACGCGATCTCCGGTGGCATGCAGGCTCTGATCGACTTCCCGGAGCAGTGGGAGCGGCTGCGCGCCGACCCGGACCGGATGGCTCGCCTCGCCGCCGACGAGATGGTCCGCTGGGTGAGCCCGGTGATGGGCTTCCGGCGCACCGCCACCCGCGACGTCGAGCTCTCCGGCCAGCTCATCAGGGAGAACGACAAGGTCATCATGTACTACACGGCGGCCAACTTCGACGAGACGGTCTTCGAGAACCCCTCGGTGTTCGACATCGGCCGCGACCCGAACCCGCACGTCGGCTTCGGCGGCGGTGGCCCGCACTTCTGCCTGGGCCGCCACCTCGCGCAGTTGGAGATCGAGATCATGTACCGGACGCTGGCCCGTCGCGTCGCCCAGGTCGTGCCGACCGCCGCGCCGCGCCGCCTCCGCTCGAACTTCATCAACGGCGTCAAGGAGATGCAGGTCCGCCTCGTGGCGGCGGAGCACTGA
- a CDS encoding MFS transporter has product MSAPPADAFGHPGEVVPTGGVLPDPKAPAPALSGATPGAAGEAAVRGPSRLPYLLSTVGLESMTAVTAPFLGRTLGAAPFALAGVEAAGRAGSAAARYGRNQLSDRQPGLRGFLDLAGSTGLALAAGFLAASSVLWQAGACRAGSWAARGLGTPALEEHASAAAPAHQLGRRIGFERSIGALGAAVGALLVAVLLEVTDTRGVIGYALVPVALAVVVSILGLRRTRADAPPPAPTQIKITKLRGGPLGILLLGIVCYEASNIAVVLLLLRASKIVSVSEALPVVQRVALCYGLYQLSAAACAVVAGRLTDRAAASLVLAAGGLSLLGAYIGLAWASAGDDAIVVLCLLLAGAAAGAVDTAEFTGVARLTSPDSRRAAFGVLAGLQSGGRVFATLTAGGLWTLIGPKAGLLVCGPLLVAAIVIFAVRVDRPSRSERAASAAAAAPGTPRSRP; this is encoded by the coding sequence GTGTCCGCTCCGCCCGCCGATGCTTTCGGCCATCCTGGTGAGGTAGTTCCGACCGGCGGGGTGCTGCCCGACCCGAAGGCGCCGGCTCCGGCGCTGTCGGGGGCGACTCCCGGGGCCGCCGGTGAGGCAGCCGTGCGCGGCCCGTCGCGGCTGCCCTATCTGCTCTCGACGGTCGGGCTGGAGAGCATGACCGCCGTCACCGCCCCGTTCCTCGGCCGCACGCTCGGGGCGGCGCCGTTCGCGCTCGCGGGGGTGGAGGCCGCCGGCCGCGCCGGATCGGCCGCCGCCAGGTACGGCCGCAACCAGCTCTCCGACCGGCAGCCGGGGCTGCGCGGGTTCCTGGACCTCGCCGGCTCGACCGGGCTCGCGCTCGCGGCCGGGTTCCTCGCCGCCAGCAGCGTGCTCTGGCAGGCCGGCGCCTGCCGGGCCGGTTCCTGGGCGGCGCGCGGGCTGGGGACGCCCGCGCTCGAGGAGCACGCGAGCGCGGCGGCCCCGGCGCACCAGCTCGGCCGGCGGATCGGGTTCGAGCGGTCCATCGGCGCGCTCGGCGCGGCGGTCGGCGCGCTGCTGGTGGCGGTGCTGCTGGAGGTCACCGACACCCGCGGCGTCATCGGCTACGCCCTGGTTCCCGTCGCCCTGGCGGTGGTGGTGAGCATCCTCGGCCTGCGGCGTACCCGGGCCGACGCGCCGCCGCCCGCCCCCACCCAGATCAAGATCACGAAGCTGCGCGGCGGGCCGCTCGGCATCCTGCTGCTCGGGATCGTCTGCTACGAGGCGTCCAACATCGCGGTCGTGCTGCTCCTGCTGCGAGCTTCGAAGATCGTCAGCGTGAGCGAGGCGCTGCCCGTCGTCCAGCGAGTAGCCCTCTGCTACGGGCTCTACCAGCTCAGCGCCGCCGCCTGCGCGGTGGTCGCGGGCCGGCTGACGGACCGCGCCGCCGCGAGCCTGGTGCTCGCCGCCGGCGGGCTGAGCCTCCTGGGCGCCTACATCGGCCTGGCGTGGGCCAGCGCGGGCGACGACGCGATCGTGGTGCTCTGCCTCCTGCTCGCCGGGGCCGCGGCCGGGGCGGTCGACACCGCGGAGTTCACCGGCGTGGCCCGGCTAACCAGCCCGGACTCGCGGCGCGCCGCGTTCGGCGTGCTCGCCGGGCTGCAGAGCGGCGGCCGGGTGTTCGCGACGCTGACCGCGGGCGGGCTGTGGACCCTGATCGGCCCCAAGGCCGGCCTGCTGGTCTGCGGGCCGCTGCTCGTCGCCGCCATCGTCATCTTCGCCGTACGGGTGGACCGCCCCAGCCGGTCCGAGCGCGCGGCGAGCGCGGCGGCCGCGGCGCCCGGCACCCCGCGATCCCGGCCCTAA
- a CDS encoding flavin reductase, with amino-acid sequence MAPQPPNAIDAGWFRQVLGNFPTGVAVITGLDRDGAPVGLAVGSFSSASLDPPLVAFFPDRRSSSWPRIAATGRFCVNILGYDQESVCRTFAVSGGDKFAELSWRPAPSGAPILDGAVAWIDCDLAAIHPAGDHDLVLGRVRVLDVGRSALPLVFFQGGYGRFSPLSLAAWEGDLAVQLRTADLARPQMEELAARLGAECVASAAVGDEMVLVANAAPGSSPSGELPTRVGQRIPFLPPLGTAFVAWAGELARRAWLDRAGRDCPPGTAQALEATLAEVRAAGYAVGRGAGWHGELNTVLAKADPTDPADPGHDAVRRLIRALPPGYESPSAPPWPGGGQPGLENGRAAPGGQEDELRTVSVPVFGRDGTVVLVLTLIGVHGPLGAAATGEDPVAALRAAATTVTTALGGPHPG; translated from the coding sequence ATGGCACCGCAACCGCCGAACGCGATCGACGCCGGCTGGTTCCGGCAGGTGCTGGGGAACTTTCCCACCGGCGTGGCCGTGATCACCGGCCTCGACCGGGACGGCGCGCCCGTGGGGCTCGCGGTCGGCTCGTTCTCGTCGGCGTCGCTGGACCCGCCGCTCGTCGCGTTCTTCCCGGATCGCCGGTCGAGCAGCTGGCCGCGCATCGCGGCCACCGGCCGCTTCTGCGTGAACATCCTCGGCTACGACCAGGAGTCGGTCTGCCGGACGTTCGCCGTCAGCGGCGGTGACAAGTTCGCCGAGCTGTCCTGGCGGCCGGCGCCGTCGGGGGCGCCGATCCTCGACGGCGCCGTCGCCTGGATCGACTGCGACCTCGCGGCCATCCATCCGGCGGGCGACCATGACCTGGTGCTCGGCCGGGTGCGGGTCCTCGACGTCGGCCGATCGGCGTTGCCGCTGGTCTTCTTCCAGGGCGGCTACGGCCGGTTCTCGCCGCTGTCGCTCGCCGCCTGGGAGGGCGACCTCGCCGTCCAGCTGCGTACCGCCGACCTCGCCCGCCCGCAGATGGAGGAGCTGGCCGCCCGGCTCGGCGCCGAGTGCGTGGCCAGCGCCGCAGTCGGTGACGAGATGGTGCTGGTCGCGAACGCGGCCCCCGGCTCGTCGCCGTCCGGCGAGCTGCCGACCCGGGTCGGGCAGCGCATCCCGTTCCTGCCGCCGCTGGGCACGGCGTTCGTCGCCTGGGCGGGCGAGCTCGCCCGGCGCGCCTGGCTGGACCGGGCGGGCCGGGACTGCCCGCCCGGCACCGCCCAGGCGCTGGAGGCGACCCTCGCCGAGGTCCGGGCCGCCGGCTACGCCGTCGGGCGGGGAGCCGGCTGGCACGGCGAGCTGAACACCGTGCTGGCCAAGGCCGACCCGACGGACCCCGCGGACCCCGGCCACGACGCGGTGCGCCGGCTGATCCGCGCCCTTCCGCCCGGCTACGAGTCGCCGTCGGCGCCGCCCTGGCCCGGCGGTGGCCAGCCGGGCCTCGAGAACGGGCGGGCGGCTCCCGGCGGCCAGGAGGACGAGCTGCGCACCGTGTCCGTGCCCGTGTTCGGCCGTGACGGGACAGTGGTTCTGGTCCTGACGCTCATCGGTGTCCACGGCCCGCTCGGCGCCGCCGCCACTGGCGAGGACCCGGTCGCGGCCCTGCGCGCCGCCGCGACCACCGTGACCACCGCACTCGGCGGCCCCCACCCCGGCTGA